One genomic window of Pelodiscus sinensis isolate JC-2024 chromosome 14, ASM4963464v1, whole genome shotgun sequence includes the following:
- the LOC142818308 gene encoding uncharacterized protein LOC142818308, producing MADQQWLWNFRMRKQTFLELCSWLAPALQRSTTRLRAPIPVDKRVAIAIWKLATPDSYRSVAHQLGMGRLTVGAVVTQVVHAINDILFQQVIRLQDVDATVAGFSVLGFPNCGGTLDATHIPIRAPECQAAHFINSTGYFSIMLQALVDHRGHFTDIYTGWSGRALDARIL from the exons ATGgctgaccagcaatggctctggaactttcggatgcgaaagcagacgttcctggagtTATGttcctggctcgcccctgcactccagagaagcaccacccggctgcgggcacccatccccgtggacaagagggtcgccattgccatctggaagctggccaccccagacagctaccgatcggtggcacaccagctCGGGATGGGCAGATTGACCGTCGGTGCCGTTGTCACGCAG gtcgtccatgccatcaacgacATCCTGTTCCAGCAAGTCATCCGCCTGCAGGACGTGGATGCAACGGTGGCCGGCTTCAGTgtgctggggttccccaactgtgggggaaccctggatgcaacccatatccccatccgtgccccggagtGTCAAGCGGCCCATTTCATAAACAGTACAGGGTACTTCTCCATCatgctccaggccctcgtggaccaccgtggccactTCACGGACATTTAtacgggctggtccggcagggcactcGACGCCCGCATTCTATGA